From Desmodus rotundus isolate HL8 chromosome 12, HLdesRot8A.1, whole genome shotgun sequence, one genomic window encodes:
- the PIGC gene encoding phosphatidylinositol N-acetylglucosaminyltransferase subunit C, giving the protein MTCAQPVTGTTEIRWQKVLYERQPFPDNYVDQRFLEELRKNIHARKYQYWAVVFESSVVIQQLCCVCVFGVIWWYMDEGLLAPHWLFGTGLALSLIGYVLFDLVDGGEGRRKSGRTRWADLKSALVFITFTYGFSPVLKTLTESVSTDTIYAMSVFMLLGHLIFFDYGANAAIVSSTLSLNMAIFASVCLASRLPRSLHAFIMVTFAIQIFALWPMLQKKLKACTPCSYVGVTLLFAGSAFGGLLSISAVGATLFALLLVSISCLCPFYLIRLQLFKENIHGPWDEAEIKEDLSRFLS; this is encoded by the coding sequence ATGACGTGTGCCCAGCCCGTAACTGGCACCACGGAGATCAGGTGGCAGAAGGTCTTGTATGAGCGACAGCCCTTCCCTGACAACTACGTGGACCAGCGCTTCCTGGAAGAGCTCCGGAAGAACATCCACGCCCGGAAATACCAGTACTGGGCCGTGGTGTTCGAGTCCAGCGTGGTGATCCAGCAGCTGTGCTGTGTCTGCGTTTTTGGGGTCATCTGGTGGTACATGGACGAGGGTCTTCTGGCCCCGCATTGGCTTTTTGGGACAGGCCTGGCTTTGTCACTGATCGGCTACGTCCTGTTCGATCTCGTGGATGGAGGGGAGGGACGGAGGAAAAGCGGGCGGACCCGCTGGGCTGACCTGAAGAGCGCCCTGGTCTTCATCACCTTCACGTACGGTTTTTCGCCCGTGCTGAAGACCCTGACGGAGTCCGTCAGCACAGACACCATCTACGCCATGTCCGTCTTCATGCTCTTGGGCCACCTCATCTTCTTCGACTACGGCGCCAACGCCGCCATCGTGTCCAGCACCCTGTCCTTGAACATGGCCATCTTTGCCTCTGTCTGCCTGGCCTCACGCCTGCCCCGGTCCCTGCATGCCTTCATCATGGTGACGTTTGCCATCCAGATCTTTGCCCTGTGGCCCATGCtacagaagaaactgaaggcGTGCACTCCCTGCAGCTACGTGGGGGTCACGCTGCTCTTTGCAGGCTCCGCCTTCGGGGGCCTGCTGTCCATCAGCGCCGTGGGGGCCACCCTCTTCGCGCTGCTGCTGGTGTccatctcctgcctctgccctttcTATCTCATCCGCCTGcaactttttaaagagaacatCCACGGACCCTGGGACGAGGCCGAGATCAAAGAAGACCTGTCCAGGTTCCTCAGCTAA